The region ACTTCCGCGCGATCCTCGAGCCGCTGAACTTCCAGCGCCGCATTCACGCGTTCGATACGTTCACCGGCTACGCGGGCTTCTCCGACAGCGATTCGCGCGACCGCAAACTGTTCTCCGACGGCACGTACTCGCTCGCCGGCGACTATGCGGACCTGCTGCGCAACCTGCTGTCGCTGCACGAGCGCAACAACGCGATGGGCCACGTGAACGGCAAGCACCACGTGTGGGAAGGCGACTGCCGGGACACGCTGGCCGCGTACGAGGAAGCGCATCCGGGCGAACCGGTCGCGCTCGCGTGGTTCGACCTGAACGTGCCGGGCCCGACCCGTCACGCATTCGAAACGGTAATGAGGCGACTCGTGCCGGGCGGCGTGGTCGCGTTCTGGCAGCTCACGCGCGGCGGCCAGACACCGGCCGAAGGCATCCACTACGTGCGCGAGCTGCTCGGGAAATACCCGCACCGCGTGCACAAGGCGAGGTCGTATCCGTCGCTGTGCTATCTGACGTTCCCTGAAGGCGGCGGGGTGCGCACATGAAGATCGCGATCCTCGGCAACGGCATCCTCGGGCTGATGACGGCCCGCGCGTGGCAGCGCGCCGCCCCGGACGTCGAGCTGGTCGTCGTCGGCCCTGCGCAGCGTCCCGGCTCCGCGACGCGCGCGGCCGCCGCGATGCTCAACTCGTTCACCGAACTGGAAGGCGATTCGCTCGGCACGCCGATCGACCGCTTCAAGTTCGAACTGAGCCGAGCGGCGACCGCCGCCTGGCCTGAAGTGTTCGCGCAGGTCTGCACGCCGGATCGCGCGGTCGCGCATGGCTTCGGCACCTATGTGCTGAACAACGCCGCGACCGACGCACTCGACGACGAGAACTTCGCGGCGATGCGGCGCTTTTGCCGCGAGTTCGAGGAACCGTGCGAGGCGGTCGATCCGGCCGGCATTCCGAACTATCATCCGCAGCCGCAGTTCCGCGCGCTGAACGCCGTGTATCTGAAGCGCGAAGGCTGGGCGAACCCGAAACAGTTTCTCGATGCGCTGCAGGCATGCGTCGCCGCGGCCGGCAACGTCACGTTCGTGTCGGCCGAGGTCGAGCGGCTCGACGTCGCCGGCGGACGTGTGTCCGGTGCGCGGCTGAGCGACGGCACGACGCTCGACGCCGACCGGTTCGTGCTCTGCAACGGCGCGAACCTGACGAAGGTGCTGCAGGCAAGCGTGCCGGATCTGCCCGTGCAGCGGCTGTTCTACGGGATCGGCATGTCGATCGAACTGCAGAGCAGCGAGAACGTGCATACGCACTGCGTGCGCACGACCAATCGAGGCCTCGCATGCGGCGTGTATTCGGCGCCGTACGGGCCGGATCGCACGCTCGTCGGCGCAAGCAACTACATCAGCCCGGTGCCGCACGAGCACGGGCACGCGGGCAGTGCGTACACGCTGCTGAAATCCGCGATGGACCAGATCAACTCGCGCTTCTCGCGTGCGAATTTCGTCAACGTGAACGTCGGCTGGCGGCCGACCACGTCCGACCTGTATCCGCTGTTCGGCGAGACCAGCGTGCGCGACCTGTGGATTCTCGGCGGCACCAAGCGCGACGGCTTCCACCTGTCGCCGGTGCTGTGCCGCGATCTCGTCGCAGCGATGCGCGGCCAGCCGATCGATCCGCGCTATGCGGAACTCGCGCCGGAGCGGCCGCTGATTCGCAATCTGTCGCGCGAAGCGGCGATCGCGAAGACGGTCCGACACCAGATCAACGCCGCTTACCAGCACGATTTCGTGCCCGCACGCAACCGGATGGTCGAGCAGCTCGAACGCGCGATCCGCGCCGATCTCGAAGCGCTTCACGACCGGCTCGGCGCGACCGACTGGGGTATTCCGCCCGAACTCGTCGACATGT is a window of Burkholderia latens DNA encoding:
- a CDS encoding NAD(P)/FAD-dependent oxidoreductase; translated protein: MKIAILGNGILGLMTARAWQRAAPDVELVVVGPAQRPGSATRAAAAMLNSFTELEGDSLGTPIDRFKFELSRAATAAWPEVFAQVCTPDRAVAHGFGTYVLNNAATDALDDENFAAMRRFCREFEEPCEAVDPAGIPNYHPQPQFRALNAVYLKREGWANPKQFLDALQACVAAAGNVTFVSAEVERLDVAGGRVSGARLSDGTTLDADRFVLCNGANLTKVLQASVPDLPVQRLFYGIGMSIELQSSENVHTHCVRTTNRGLACGVYSAPYGPDRTLVGASNYISPVPHEHGHAGSAYTLLKSAMDQINSRFSRANFVNVNVGWRPTTSDLYPLFGETSVRDLWILGGTKRDGFHLSPVLCRDLVAAMRGQPIDPRYAELAPERPLIRNLSREAAIAKTVRHQINAAYQHDFVPARNRMVEQLERAIRADLEALHDRLGATDWGIPPELVDMYRYGHIPA
- a CDS encoding class I SAM-dependent methyltransferase, which produces MHESSIISNSNDDQLAARRELFDLMQTYPATQEELERSLGLFVRGSLLARILATFEVYEQIVPLPGSILDLGTWRGQTAVLCENFRAILEPLNFQRRIHAFDTFTGYAGFSDSDSRDRKLFSDGTYSLAGDYADLLRNLLSLHERNNAMGHVNGKHHVWEGDCRDTLAAYEEAHPGEPVALAWFDLNVPGPTRHAFETVMRRLVPGGVVAFWQLTRGGQTPAEGIHYVRELLGKYPHRVHKARSYPSLCYLTFPEGGGVRT